Within the Anaerolineae bacterium genome, the region CCCTGAAGTATTTGTTGTTCGCTTTGAGGATCTTATTTTAAACCGTCGTGAAACTTTGGGGCGAATTCTAGACTTCATACAACAGCGTGGCGCATGGCGCCTTACCCTGGCTCAAGAACAGGCTTTAGATGCCCTGGAGGCCGCCATTCAACCGCATCGCTCAGGCACTTTTCGCAAAGGCCAACCGGGCGAGTGGCGGGAGTGGTTTGACGAAGACCTCAAACGCCTTTTCAAAGAACGCACGGGTGATTTGCTCATCCGTTTAGGCTACGAGCGTGACCATGACTGGTAAACCGTTATGCTCCATCGTCATCCGTGCATACAACGAAGAGCGTCACATCGGACGGTTGCTGGAAGGCCTCATGCAACAGACGCTCCGCGAGCGGTGTGAAATCATCTTGGTGGATTCCGGATCTACCGATGCCACCGTGGCCATAGCCAGGCGTTACCCGGTGCGGGTGGTGCACATTCGGCCGGAGGAGTTTACCTTTGGGCGTTCGCTTAACCTGGGCATTCGTCACGCCCGCGGCGAGTTTGTGGTCATCGCCAGCGCGCATGTGTATCCGGTGTATCCTGACTGGCTCGAGCGTCTGCTGGAACCCTTTGCCGACCCTCAGGTGGCGTTGACCTACGGCAAGCAGCGCGGCGACCACCGCACCAGGTTCTCCGAACGTCAGATTTTCGCCAAATGGTTCCCCGAGCGATCCAACTGGCGGCAGACACATCCTTTCTGTAACAACGCCAACGCTGCCATCCGACGGGCCTTGTGGGAGCAGCATTCCTACGACGAAACCCTGACCGGATTGGAGGACTTGGCCTGGGCCAAGTGGGCCATCGAACAGGGGTATGTGTTGGCGTATGTCGCCGAGGCCGAAATTGTGCACGTCCATGAAGAATCGCCGCGCAAGGTGTTCAATCGCTATCGTCGTGAGGCCATGGCCTTCAAACGCATCTATCCCGAGGCTCGTTTCACCGGCTGGGATTTCGTGCGGTTGCTGAGTACCAACCTCGCCAGCGACCTGTATCACGCAGCGCACCAGGGGATGCTCTGGGCTAACCTGACCGGCATCTTTTGGTTTCGTTTCATGCAGTTTTGGGGCACCTACCGCGGATATCGCGAGGCCGGCAGTCCGTTGACCGAACAGTTGCGCGAGACTTTTTACTACCCCCGTGGTTTTCGCGCCGACCCGCCACCGCCACGGGATGTGGAACCGATTCGGTATAATGAGTGAGTGTCATGTGCCAGGTGCCGTGTATGTCTTGTCCTGAAATAGGTTGATACTATTGAGGTGCCATATGCCAGGGCGAGGGGCCAGGCGAAAGCGGAAACTACGGAGTAGAAACCTTAACATACGTTGCTCACTTTCTCGGCTTGCAAGTCCACACCTCCTTGACTTGTACTTCTGGGGCCGCAACCTGGCCGGTATACATGGCCCAAGGTGCCGCCATGTCCAAAGCGCCATGCGGCCGCTCATGGTTGTACAAGGGCAGCCCTTCCGCCACGGCTTGTCACGCCACCACCAAGTCGGCCCAAGGCCCTTCCAGGCCATATTCTTGCTTCAGAATGCCCAACAGCCGCTCGGCAAAGGCCTTCTCGTAAGCGTTGCCCACGGCACCCATGCTGGCCTGGATGCCCACTTGAGCCAGCCGGGCTTGGTAAGCCCGCGAAGTGTACTGCACCCCGTGGTCGGTGTGGTGGATCAGCCCGACAACTTTACCCTTCCCGGCTATGCTCAACGCCTGCTCCAAGGCGTACTCGGCTTGCAGGCCAGGCGCCAAGGCCCAACCCACGACGGCCCGGCTGAACAAGTCTATGAGCACAACCAGGTGGGCAAACCGCCCGCCCTCCAGCCGCAGGTAGGTGATGTCGCCAACCCATGCCTGGTTGGGGGCCGTCACCGTGTGCCCGGCGATCCGGTTAGGGTAGCGATAGAGCCCGCTCCAGGTGGTGCGCTGAGGGTTGGCTTGCGAGGAGACCAGCAATCCGGCCCGTCGCAAGAGGGCGAAGAAGCGGTCACGGCCGATGGACAAGCCTTCCTGGGCCAGCATGGGGCGCAAGAGATGCAGCAGTTTCCGGCCGCCCATCCGAGGGACCGGGCGCGCACCTGACGCACCAGGCTCAGGATACGAGTTTCCTGCTCGGCTGGAGCCCGTTCCCGCGCCAAGGCCGGTAGTAGGCCTGAGGGGTGAAGCCCAAAGCGTGGGCGAGGGCTGCCACGGTTACGGCTCCTTGGGCCTGGGCGCAGGCGTGGGCGAGGATGGCCCTTTTTTCGGCCAACTCGTGGCCGTAGGTCGCTTGGTACAGGGCCAGGGTGCCTTGAAGTAAGGCCTTTTCCAGCACGGCATCGGCCAGGGCCTTTTTCAGTTGAGCGATGTGCTCTGCTCGGCCTCTTCAGGGGTCTGAATGTGCATGACCCCATGCCGCAGCCCCTGGGTGCCGTACCGCTGCACCCACTGGCGCAAGGTGCGTAGGTTGCCGATCCCATACTTGCGCTGCAGGGCCGAGAGGCTGGCCCCGGCTTTGCACTCCGGCCACCACCTGGCGCTTGAAGGCCAGGCTATAGCGTTTGTAGACTGGTTTCTTAGCCATGAGTACCCGTCCTTTCGTGCGGAATGCACACCTTAAAAAATTCGGGCGTCGTCGTTGGTGGCATTTGGCCCTTCTTTCGTGTCAACCTATTTTAGGACGGGTCAGTATTTGGGAGTTGAGTGTGAGGTCGGATTCTGAGGGAGGGAGTCGATGACGCCACCACGCGTTGTCGCTTTGGTTCCAATGCGGCACCATTCGGAGCGGGTACCCGGCAAAAATTATCGACCTCTGGCTGGCAAGCCGCTTTTCCATTGGATTTTGGAGACCTTGCTGGCCGTCCCGACTATCGCTGAGGTCGTGGTGGATACCGATAGCCCGCTGATCACCCAGGGGGTGCGGGAATATTTCCCCAGGGTCCGGGTTTTGGAGCGGCCGGAGCACCTGCGGGATGGGCACATCCCCATGAACGAGGTGCTGCTCCACGATGTCCGGCAGGTGCCCGGGGATTTCTATCTGCAAACCCACAGCACGAACCCTTTGCTCCGCGCCGAGACCGTGGAGCGGGCCATCCGTACTTTCCTCGCCCACTATCCGGCTTATGATTCGCTCTTTTCGGTGACGCGCATCCAGACCCGCTTGTGGGATCAACTGGCGCGGCCCATCAACCACAACCCCGCCATTTTGCTGCGCACCCAGGACCTGCCGCCGGTGTACGAGGAGAACTCTTGTCTTTACATCTTCAGCCGAGACCTGTTGGAGCGGCGGCGCAACCGCATCGGTGAGCGCCCCTATTTGTTTGAGATCCCCGCTGAAGAGGCCCTGGACATCGACGAAGAAATTGACTTCCTCATGGCCGATTTTCTGGCCCGTCGGCGTCTTACCCAACCGGACCCCGAGGAGTGATGCCGTGCCCACGATTTTGCTCACCGCCCCGTACATGATCCCTTTCCTTGACCGTTTTCGCCCGGTGTTCGCGCACTACGGCCTGGAGGTCATCGTCCCCGAGGTACACGAGCGCATGGAGGAAGAGGATTTGCTGCGCTACACCGGGCAGTTCGACGGGACGATTTGCGGCGATGACCGTTATACCGCCCGGGTGCTGGAGGCCTGCGCTCCCCGCTTGAAGGTGATCGCCAAGTGGGGCACCGGTATCGACAGCATCGACAAGGCTGCGGCCGAGCGCCTGGGCATCCGCGTGTACCGTACGCCCAACGCCTTTACCTTGCCCGTGGCCGACACGGTGATGGGCTACATTTTGGCTTTCGCTCGCAACATCCCGTGGATGGACCGGGCAATGAAGGCGGGCCGTTGGGAGAAAATCCAGGGCCGCTCCCTGAGCGAGTGCACGCTGGGGGTGATCGGCGTGGGCGATATCGGCAAGGCCGTGTTGCGCCGCGCCAGGGCGTTTGGTATGCGTTTGCTGGGCAACGATATCGTCGAGGTGGACCATGTTTTCCTGGCCGAGGTCGGCGTGGAAATGGTGCCGCTGGAGCGTTTGCTGGCCGAGGCGGATTTCATCAGTCTGAACTGCGATTTGAACCCCACCAGTTACCACCTCATCAACCGCGAGACCCTGCGCCTGGTCAAACCCGGCGCGGTGCTCATCAACACCGCTCGGGGGCCGGTGGTGGACGAGGCGGCCCTGGTGGAGGCATTGCAGGAGGGGCGATTGGGCGGCGCGGCGCTCGATGTGTTTGAGGTGGAGCCTTTGCCCAAGGACAGTCCGCTGCTCCGTATGAACAACGTGCTCCTCGCGCCGCACAACGCCAACAGCAGCCCGGCGGCCTGGGAGCGGGTGCATTGGAACACCTTGCGGAATTTGCTGCGAGGTCTTGGTTTGCCCATAGATGACTTGGCGGAATTGCGTCAAGCGTATGGTCGGTGAATCGAGCATATGATGAGAGGAGAACGTGAGGCAGATATGCGCACGGTGTTGATAACCGGTGCCTCAGGCGGCATTGGCCGCGCCGTGGTGGCCATCTTTACTACCCACGGCTGGCGCGTTATCGGTTGGGATAAAGCCCCCTCTGAGGCAGGGTTCCCCACCCAAGGGCTGTTTCAACAAGTGGATCTGGCGGACCCCCAGGCGATAGAGGCCGCTTTTGAGCAGGTGCGCGCTTTCACGGACCGGCTGCACGCGGTGGTGAACAACGCGGCGTTGCAACTGACCAAGCCGTTGCTGGAGACCACCATCGCCGAGTGGGACGTGGTGCAGGCGGTGAACCTGCGGGCGGCGTTCTGGGTCAGTCGTTTGGCGCACCCGCTGCTCAAGGCAGCGGCCGAGGCTGGCGAAGGCGCGGCGGTGGTGCATGTGGCCTCGGTGCATGCGGTGGCCACCTCGGCCAACATTGGGGCTTACGCGGCCAGCAAGGGCGGCCTGCTGGCGCTGACTCGGGCCATGGCCATCGAGTGGGCGCCCGATGGTATTCGGGTCAATGCGGTGTTGCCCGGCGCAGTGGACACGCCCATGCTGCGGGCCGGGCTGAGCCGTGGCCACCTGAGCGCCGCCGATGTGGAAGCCCAACTGGCCGAACTGGCCCGTCGCACGGTCAACGGACGGGTGGGCCGCCCCGAAGAGATCGCCCGTGCCATCTATTTTCTGGCCGACGAGACGCAGTCTTCGTTCATGACGGGCCAGCCTTTGGTGGTGGACGGGGGCGCCACAGCGCGCCTGAGCACGGAGTGACAGGCGCATGGCGTTCCTGATCGCGCCGTGACCTGCCCGAGTTGCCCTGCCATCCGCAAACAACGAAAGAGACCCATGCCCGACTGGAAACACTTCATCCCTCAACCCCTTCACCCTCTGGCCCGGCACCTGGTGTGGACGGCCCAATGGTTGCCTGAATGGCCCACAGCGGCTTTCCACCCCTGGCGTCGGGAGAGTAAACGCCGGCTGGCCGCTTTGCGCAACGCGCATCGTGGGAGGCGTTGCTTCGTCATCGGCAACGGCCCCAGCCTGCGGCGTACCGATGTGAGCAAACTGCGCGATGAAATCACTTTTGGCCTCAACCGCATTTATCTGGCTTTCCCGGAGTGGGGCTTTCGCACCACTTACCTGGTCTCGGTGAACGATTTGGTCATCGAACAGTGTGCGCAGGAGTTCCGCGATTTGGCCATGCCCAAGTTCCTGACCTGGCGGGCGCGCCGTTGGGTGCCCCTGGATGAGCACACCACCTTTCTCTTCACCACTTACATGGGGCCCAAGTTTGCCCGTGACGCCCGTGGCCGTCTGTGGGAAGGTGCCACCGTGACTTATGTGGCGTTGCAACTGGCCTACCACATGGGGTGCGACCCCGTGATTCTCATTGGGGTGGATCACAACTTTACCACCAAGGGAGAACCCAACAAGACCGTGGTTTCGGAAGGTGACGACCCGAACCATTTCCACCCCGGCTATTTCGGCAAAGGGTTCCGTTGGCAATTGCCCGACCTGGAGACTTCGGAGATGGCCTATCGCCTGGTGCGGCGAGCCTTTGAGGCCGATGGCCGCCGTGTGCTGGACGCCACCATTGGGGGCAAACTGACCGTGTTCCCCAAGGTGGACTACGACAGCCTGTTCTGAGGCAAAGATGAAATCGAAACATTGGCTGGCCCTGACGATCCTGCTGGTTGCCGTAGGGGTGGGCATTCGCTTCTATCGGCTCACGCAACCTCCGCTGGATTTCCATCCGACGCGCCAGTACCGGAGCCTGTTGCTGGCCCGCACCCTGTATCTTCGCTGGCGTCCGGGGCCGATTTCCCCCGAAGAAGTGGCCCAACGCGCGGCCGGGTTCCGAGTGGCGCTTCATGAACCTGTTCTGTTCGAAACCCTGGTGGCCCGCACATATCTCCTGCTCCATGGCGAGTGTCCCTGGGTGGCGCGACTGTACGACCTGGCTTTTTGGCTTTTTGGTGCGCTGGGGCTGTGGATGCTGGCGCGGCGTTTGGGCGGCCCGGCAGGAGCCGCCGTGGCCGTGGGCTATTGGATGCTGCTGCCGCTGGCCATCGCGGCCAGCCGGTCCTTCCAGCCCGACCCGCTGATGGTCAGCCTCTTGCCCTGGGTGGCTTATGGCTGGTTCCGTTGGGTCGAAGATGGACATGCCCGTTGGCTGATTTGGGCCGGTTTGGCCGGGTTGCTGGCCGGGATTGTCAAGGTCCATGCCGTTTTCTTCTTTGGCGGGATGGCCCTGGGGGCAGCATGGGGCCGTCGGGGGTGGAAGTTTTGGCGTGAGGTCCGGTGGTGGGGCGTTGTGGTGGGGATATTGCTCTTGGTGGCCGGCATTTACCTCAAAATCCGGCCTGGGCAGTGGGTTTCGTTTTATGTGTCCACCTGGACGCTCCGGATGGCCCGCTATTGGCTGACCCCGTTGCCGTACGGCGGTTGGCTGGATATGATCGTCCGCAACCTGGGCGGTGGCCTGACCTTGGCTGCGGCCGTGGGGGGCTTGCGCAGCGAGCGTCCGGCTCAAGGGTTTCTGTCTGGTTGGTTGTTGGGCTACTTGGCCTACGGTTTCCTCGTTCCCGTGCAGATTGCCACCCACTCCTACTACCACCTGCCCATGGTGCCCTGGGTGGCCCTGGGGTTGGCCTTGACCGTGCGGCTGTTGACCCCCTGGGTGCGTTCCTGGCCGCGTGGAGCACAGGCTGTAGGGGCCGTGTTGATGCTGCTGGCCGCAGTCTATCCGGTGGGCATCACCTATTGGGAGATGCGCAGCCATGATTACCGTGCCCAGGCCGCCATGTACGCAGAGATCGGCCGGCGATTGCCGCCGAGGGAAAAGGTGGTTGCCTTGACCGAGGCTTATGGCTGGCCGTTGCTTTATCACGGCGGCGTGCCCTCGGTGCGGTGGCCCTCTCAAGATCAAAAACGCTTGTTCGACAAGCAGGGCCAGTTTGCCGCATTGTTCCGCTCCCTGGTGAAGGCGCAGGACGCGGCCTTTTTCGTGGTCACTGATTGGGAGGAGTTAGGCCGTCAGGGGAATTTGCGGCGATATCTCCGGCAATGCTATCCGGTTTGGGTAGAAACGGCCACCTATGTCATTTTTGATTTGCGTAAGGAGAACGCCCAATGCGCCGTGCCGTAAAACCGTTCTGGATCCTGATAGCCCTCCTGACCCTGGGGACGGGTATCCGCCTGTATGACTTTACCGATCCGCCCCTGGATTTTCACCCCACCCGCCAGTTGATGGGCGCCATTCAGGCGCGGGCGCTCTATTACCATTGGGCTTCGGACATTCCCCCTGACAAGGTGGCGCTGGCCGATCGAGCCGCAGCGCGGGTGGGCGAATACGAACCCCCTGTCGTGCCAGGATTGGCGGCGCTGACCTACCTGGCGCTGGGGAGAGAGCAGGTGTGGGTGGTGCGCCTTTACAATGCCCTTTTCTGGCTGGCAAGCGCGCTGGCCGTGTATGGCTTGGCCCGCCGCATGGCGGGCGAAGTCGGGGCCTTGATGGGCATGGCTTACTTTCTCTTCTTGCCTTTTGCGGTGAAGGCCAGCCGCAGTTTTCAGCCCGATCCCTTGATGAGCGCGCTGATCGCTCTGACGGCTTTCGCAGCCTATCGCTGG harbors:
- a CDS encoding transposase yields the protein MHSARKDGYSWLRNQSTNAIAWPSSARWWPECKAGASLSALQRKYGIGNLRTLRQWVQRYGTQGLRHGVMHIQTPEEAEQSTSLN
- a CDS encoding glycosyltransferase; this translates as MTGKPLCSIVIRAYNEERHIGRLLEGLMQQTLRERCEIILVDSGSTDATVAIARRYPVRVVHIRPEEFTFGRSLNLGIRHARGEFVVIASAHVYPVYPDWLERLLEPFADPQVALTYGKQRGDHRTRFSERQIFAKWFPERSNWRQTHPFCNNANAAIRRALWEQHSYDETLTGLEDLAWAKWAIEQGYVLAYVAEAEIVHVHEESPRKVFNRYRREAMAFKRIYPEARFTGWDFVRLLSTNLASDLYHAAHQGMLWANLTGIFWFRFMQFWGTYRGYREAGSPLTEQLRETFYYPRGFRADPPPPRDVEPIRYNE
- a CDS encoding acylneuraminate cytidylyltransferase family protein, whose product is MTPPRVVALVPMRHHSERVPGKNYRPLAGKPLFHWILETLLAVPTIAEVVVDTDSPLITQGVREYFPRVRVLERPEHLRDGHIPMNEVLLHDVRQVPGDFYLQTHSTNPLLRAETVERAIRTFLAHYPAYDSLFSVTRIQTRLWDQLARPINHNPAILLRTQDLPPVYEENSCLYIFSRDLLERRRNRIGERPYLFEIPAEEALDIDEEIDFLMADFLARRRLTQPDPEE
- a CDS encoding DUF115 domain-containing protein codes for the protein MPDWKHFIPQPLHPLARHLVWTAQWLPEWPTAAFHPWRRESKRRLAALRNAHRGRRCFVIGNGPSLRRTDVSKLRDEITFGLNRIYLAFPEWGFRTTYLVSVNDLVIEQCAQEFRDLAMPKFLTWRARRWVPLDEHTTFLFTTYMGPKFARDARGRLWEGATVTYVALQLAYHMGCDPVILIGVDHNFTTKGEPNKTVVSEGDDPNHFHPGYFGKGFRWQLPDLETSEMAYRLVRRAFEADGRRVLDATIGGKLTVFPKVDYDSLF
- a CDS encoding phosphoglycerate dehydrogenase, which encodes MPTILLTAPYMIPFLDRFRPVFAHYGLEVIVPEVHERMEEEDLLRYTGQFDGTICGDDRYTARVLEACAPRLKVIAKWGTGIDSIDKAAAERLGIRVYRTPNAFTLPVADTVMGYILAFARNIPWMDRAMKAGRWEKIQGRSLSECTLGVIGVGDIGKAVLRRARAFGMRLLGNDIVEVDHVFLAEVGVEMVPLERLLAEADFISLNCDLNPTSYHLINRETLRLVKPGAVLINTARGPVVDEAALVEALQEGRLGGAALDVFEVEPLPKDSPLLRMNNVLLAPHNANSSPAAWERVHWNTLRNLLRGLGLPIDDLAELRQAYGR
- a CDS encoding DDE-type integrase/transposase/recombinase, producing the protein MGGRKLLHLLRPMLAQEGLSIGRDRFFALLRRAGLLVSSQANPQRTTWSGLYRYPNRIAGHTVTAPNQAWVGDITYLRLEGGRFAHLVVLIDLFSRAVVGWALAPGLQAEYALEQALSIAGKGKVVGLIHHTDHGVQYTSRAYQARLAQVGIQASMGAVGNAYEKAFAERLLGILKQEYGLEGPWADLVVA
- a CDS encoding glycosyltransferase family 39 protein, whose product is MKSKHWLALTILLVAVGVGIRFYRLTQPPLDFHPTRQYRSLLLARTLYLRWRPGPISPEEVAQRAAGFRVALHEPVLFETLVARTYLLLHGECPWVARLYDLAFWLFGALGLWMLARRLGGPAGAAVAVGYWMLLPLAIAASRSFQPDPLMVSLLPWVAYGWFRWVEDGHARWLIWAGLAGLLAGIVKVHAVFFFGGMALGAAWGRRGWKFWREVRWWGVVVGILLLVAGIYLKIRPGQWVSFYVSTWTLRMARYWLTPLPYGGWLDMIVRNLGGGLTLAAAVGGLRSERPAQGFLSGWLLGYLAYGFLVPVQIATHSYYHLPMVPWVALGLALTVRLLTPWVRSWPRGAQAVGAVLMLLAAVYPVGITYWEMRSHDYRAQAAMYAEIGRRLPPREKVVALTEAYGWPLLYHGGVPSVRWPSQDQKRLFDKQGQFAALFRSLVKAQDAAFFVVTDWEELGRQGNLRRYLRQCYPVWVETATYVIFDLRKENAQCAVP
- a CDS encoding SDR family oxidoreductase, which codes for MRTVLITGASGGIGRAVVAIFTTHGWRVIGWDKAPSEAGFPTQGLFQQVDLADPQAIEAAFEQVRAFTDRLHAVVNNAALQLTKPLLETTIAEWDVVQAVNLRAAFWVSRLAHPLLKAAAEAGEGAAVVHVASVHAVATSANIGAYAASKGGLLALTRAMAIEWAPDGIRVNAVLPGAVDTPMLRAGLSRGHLSAADVEAQLAELARRTVNGRVGRPEEIARAIYFLADETQSSFMTGQPLVVDGGATARLSTE
- a CDS encoding sulfotransferase domain-containing protein, coding for PEVFVVRFEDLILNRRETLGRILDFIQQRGAWRLTLAQEQALDALEAAIQPHRSGTFRKGQPGEWREWFDEDLKRLFKERTGDLLIRLGYERDHDW